One Candidatus Delongbacteria bacterium DNA segment encodes these proteins:
- a CDS encoding DUF559 domain-containing protein, producing the protein MTVRARQLRHAMTPAEQRLWAALRSRQLGGYKFRRQAPAGPFIIDFICLSCGLAIELDGGQHALSTEQDLLRTHWLSEQGVQVMRFWNTEIEENLEGVIQTIFHALVERDVERNQACLEPPSHPSP; encoded by the coding sequence ATGACGGTTCGTGCCCGCCAATTGCGCCACGCAATGACGCCCGCTGAGCAGCGCTTGTGGGCAGCTTTGCGCAGCCGTCAGTTGGGCGGATACAAGTTCCGTCGACAAGCTCCGGCAGGCCCCTTCATCATCGACTTCATCTGTCTGTCGTGCGGCTTGGCCATCGAGTTGGATGGCGGTCAGCATGCGCTGTCAACTGAGCAAGATCTGCTCAGAACCCATTGGCTTTCTGAGCAAGGCGTACAGGTGATGCGTTTCTGGAACACAGAGATTGAAGAAAATCTTGAAGGTGTGATCCAAACGATCTTCCATGCATTGGTCGAGAGGGATGTGGAAAGAAATCAGGCTTGCCTTGAACCCCCATCCCACCCTTCCCCCTGA
- the recN gene encoding DNA repair protein RecN — MLRHLTIEHFGLIQALDLALPAGFVAVTGETGAGKSMLLGAVAALLGARVHRELLHEGRTTRLSGVFQAPPDAARREWCQPRGLPEDGPLEITREISQGRSRSWVNGQPVQQRDLRELARLLADFHGQRDLAQLLERERHADLLDALPAIAPARAAHDALWQTWKEAAGQLAAARKSRDRQRELRELWQFQSEELEKLAARPGEDRELEAEHRVLSNSEELQRTGFQAADALEESEDSVHSRLVPLQRELAQAAKLDPAFASAAGLLAEALIQVQEAAQQARARAEALEGDPERLEQIRERLQQLDRMIRKHGGSLDLLLARQSELDDLLARGDDLDGQILRLEGEEERLRAALSAARAGLSAARSSGGAALSRRIQPLLEELGILGGRLDVCLEEPAAEWDAVGAESPAFYISTNPDTPLGPLEEIASGGELSRVMLALKCLLLEECAGQCLVFDEIDAGISGKAALAVATLMRQLAARHQLLCITHLPQIAAAARHQIGVEKAYADGATRIDIRLLDEEGRLRQIARLQSGREEEPDLAAARRLLESLTPLPS, encoded by the coding sequence ATGCTGAGACACCTGACCATCGAGCACTTCGGTCTGATCCAAGCCCTCGACCTGGCCCTGCCGGCCGGCTTTGTGGCCGTCACCGGCGAGACCGGCGCCGGCAAGAGCATGCTGCTGGGGGCCGTGGCCGCCCTGCTGGGCGCCCGCGTCCACCGCGAGCTGCTCCACGAGGGCCGGACCACCCGGCTCAGCGGCGTGTTCCAGGCGCCGCCGGACGCCGCCCGCCGCGAGTGGTGCCAACCGCGCGGACTGCCGGAGGACGGCCCGCTGGAGATCACGCGCGAGATCTCCCAGGGCCGCAGCCGCAGCTGGGTGAACGGTCAGCCCGTCCAGCAGCGCGACCTGCGTGAACTGGCCCGCCTGCTGGCGGACTTCCACGGCCAGCGCGATCTCGCCCAGCTGCTGGAGCGCGAGCGCCACGCCGACCTGCTGGACGCCCTGCCGGCCATCGCCCCGGCGCGCGCCGCCCACGACGCCCTCTGGCAGACCTGGAAGGAGGCCGCCGGGCAGCTGGCCGCCGCGCGCAAGTCGCGTGACCGCCAGCGCGAGCTGCGCGAGCTGTGGCAGTTCCAGAGCGAGGAGTTGGAGAAGCTGGCCGCCCGCCCCGGCGAGGACCGCGAGCTCGAGGCCGAGCACCGCGTGCTGAGCAACTCAGAGGAGCTGCAACGGACCGGGTTCCAGGCCGCCGACGCGCTGGAGGAAAGCGAGGACAGCGTCCACTCCCGCCTGGTGCCCCTGCAGCGCGAGTTGGCCCAGGCCGCCAAGCTGGACCCGGCCTTCGCCAGCGCCGCCGGACTGCTGGCCGAGGCCCTGATCCAGGTGCAGGAGGCGGCCCAGCAGGCCCGCGCCCGGGCCGAGGCCCTGGAAGGAGATCCCGAGCGGCTGGAACAGATCCGCGAGCGCCTGCAGCAACTGGACCGGATGATCCGCAAGCACGGCGGCAGCCTGGACCTGCTGCTGGCCCGCCAGAGCGAGCTGGACGACCTGCTGGCCCGGGGCGACGACTTGGACGGGCAGATCCTGCGGCTGGAGGGCGAGGAGGAGCGGCTGCGCGCGGCCCTCTCCGCCGCCCGCGCCGGCCTGAGCGCGGCCCGTTCCAGCGGCGGGGCGGCGCTCTCGCGGCGCATCCAGCCCCTGCTGGAGGAGCTGGGCATCCTGGGCGGGCGCCTGGACGTCTGCCTGGAGGAACCCGCCGCCGAGTGGGACGCCGTGGGCGCCGAATCGCCCGCCTTCTACATCAGCACCAATCCGGACACGCCGCTGGGCCCGCTGGAGGAGATCGCCTCCGGCGGCGAACTCAGCCGCGTGATGCTGGCGCTCAAGTGCCTGCTGTTGGAGGAGTGCGCGGGCCAGTGCCTGGTTTTCGACGAGATCGACGCCGGGATCAGCGGCAAGGCCGCCCTGGCCGTGGCCACGCTCATGCGGCAACTGGCGGCCCGCCACCAGCTGCTCTGCATCACGCACCTGCCCCAGATCGCCGCCGCCGCCCGGCATCAGATCGGCGTGGAAAAGGCCTACGCCGATGGCGCCACGCGCATCGACATCCGCCTGCTGGACGAGGAGGGCCGCCTGCGGCAGATCGCCCGCTTGCAATCCGGTCGCGAAGAGGAGCCGGATCTTGCGGCCGCCCGGCGCTTGTTGGAGAGTCTGACCCCACTCCCTTCCTGA